One Chromatiaceae bacterium genomic region harbors:
- the sulP gene encoding sulfate permease, translating into MSESKPANPATPEPGRLAARRGSTDPAGWLKWLPGLRILRHYELAWLRHDVAAGLVLTTMLVPVGIAYAVASGVPGIYGLYATIIPLLAYALFGPSRILVLGPDSSLAALILAVVLPLSGGDPLRAIALASMMAVVSGVLCILAGVARLGFVTELLSKPIRYGYMNGIALTVLISQLPKLFGFSVDADDPLRKVWEFAQALLAGKTNAVALLVGGATLVLILLLKRNKRLPGVLIAVIGATILVATLGLDNYGLSVLGTLPQGLPAFALPWITPDDVVPVLMGGFAVAIVSFADTSVLSRTYAEKTASQVDANQEMVGLGVANLAAGFFQGFPISSSSSRTPVAEAAGARTQLTSVVGALAVTLLLLLGPNLLRYLPNTALAAVVIAAAIGLFEIADLRRIYRIQLWEFWLSIGCCIGVVVLGAIPGIGLAILLAVIEFLWDGWRPDSAVLGRVKGVNGYHDISRYPDAHLIPGLVLFRWAAPLFFANAEWFHERALDAVAASPTPVRWLVVTAEPVTSVDVTAADIVAKLDETLQAAGIELCFAEMKDPVQDKLKRFGLFTRLGADVFFPTIGEAVNTYLRIHPEVAVEWRKSKESSH; encoded by the coding sequence ATGAGTGAATCCAAGCCTGCCAACCCTGCCACTCCGGAACCGGGTCGCCTCGCTGCGCGACGGGGATCTACTGACCCGGCCGGCTGGCTGAAGTGGTTGCCAGGCCTGCGGATTCTGCGTCACTACGAGCTTGCCTGGCTGCGCCACGACGTCGCGGCCGGGCTGGTGCTGACCACCATGCTGGTACCGGTCGGCATTGCCTATGCCGTGGCCTCGGGCGTGCCGGGCATCTATGGTCTCTACGCCACCATCATCCCGCTGCTCGCCTATGCGCTGTTCGGCCCGAGCCGCATTCTTGTGCTTGGGCCGGATTCTTCGCTCGCAGCCCTGATTCTTGCCGTCGTTCTGCCGCTGTCCGGTGGCGACCCGCTGCGCGCCATCGCTCTGGCCAGCATGATGGCGGTGGTGTCGGGCGTGTTGTGCATTCTGGCGGGCGTGGCCCGTCTGGGCTTTGTCACCGAGTTGCTCTCCAAACCGATCCGCTACGGCTACATGAACGGTATTGCGCTGACGGTCCTGATCAGCCAACTTCCCAAACTCTTCGGCTTCTCGGTCGACGCGGACGATCCGCTGCGCAAGGTCTGGGAGTTCGCGCAGGCGCTGCTTGCCGGAAAGACCAACGCGGTCGCGCTGCTGGTCGGCGGTGCTACCCTGGTGCTGATCCTGCTGCTCAAGCGCAACAAGCGTTTACCCGGGGTGCTGATCGCGGTGATTGGCGCCACGATCCTCGTCGCGACGCTCGGCCTCGACAACTACGGCCTATCGGTCCTCGGTACGCTGCCCCAAGGCTTGCCGGCCTTCGCCCTCCCCTGGATCACGCCTGACGATGTGGTGCCGGTCCTGATGGGTGGCTTTGCCGTCGCCATCGTCTCGTTCGCCGACACCAGTGTGCTCTCGCGTACCTATGCCGAGAAGACCGCAAGCCAGGTGGACGCAAACCAGGAGATGGTGGGGCTCGGGGTGGCCAACCTCGCGGCCGGCTTCTTCCAGGGCTTTCCGATCAGCAGCAGCTCGTCGCGCACCCCCGTGGCCGAGGCTGCCGGCGCCCGGACCCAGTTGACCAGCGTCGTCGGCGCCCTAGCCGTTACCCTGCTGCTATTGCTGGGGCCCAACCTGCTGCGATACCTGCCGAATACCGCGCTGGCCGCCGTGGTCATCGCCGCGGCCATCGGTTTGTTCGAGATTGCCGATCTGCGACGCATTTATCGTATTCAGCTCTGGGAGTTCTGGCTGTCCATCGGCTGCTGCATCGGAGTGGTCGTGCTGGGCGCCATTCCCGGCATTGGCCTAGCGATCCTGCTCGCGGTGATCGAGTTTCTCTGGGATGGCTGGCGCCCGGACTCGGCCGTGCTGGGTCGCGTCAAGGGTGTCAATGGCTACCACGATATCTCGCGCTACCCCGATGCGCACCTGATTCCGGGCCTGGTCCTCTTTCGCTGGGCGGCGCCATTGTTTTTCGCCAACGCCGAGTGGTTCCACGAGCGCGCCCTCGACGCCGTGGCCGCCTCGCCGACGCCGGTGCGCTGGCTGGTGGTGACGGCGGAACCGGTCACCAGCGTGGACGTCACCGCCGCGGACATCGTCGCCAAGCTCGACGAGACCCTACAGGCGGCTGGTATCGAGCTGTGCTTTGCCGAGATGAAGGATCCCGTCCAGGACAAGCTGAAGCGCTTCGGGCTCTTCACCCGACTTGGCGCGGACGTCTTCTTTCCGACCATCGGCGAGGCCGTGAACACTTATCTCAGAATCCATCCCGAGGTCGCGGTAGAGTGGCGGAAGAGTAAGGAGTCCAGTCACTGA
- a CDS encoding DUF433 domain-containing protein, with protein MNYRERITVEPGKRGGRPCIRGLRITVYDVLDQLSAGMTAEHIIEDFPELDLEDIRACLGFAADRERHIARLHPIFFQ; from the coding sequence ATGAATTATCGAGAGCGTATCACGGTCGAGCCTGGCAAGCGGGGCGGTAGGCCTTGCATCAGAGGGCTGCGGATTACGGTGTACGACGTCCTGGATCAACTCTCTGCCGGGATGACCGCGGAGCATATCATCGAAGACTTTCCCGAGCTTGATCTGGAGGATATTCGCGCCTGCCTCGGGTTCGCCGCGGATCGCGAAAGGCATATTGCCAGGCTTCACCCTATCTTCTTCCAATAA
- a CDS encoding M48 family metallopeptidase: MNAEITLGDMPVAVVLKDIKHIHLSVYPPDGRVRIAAPAHMDLDTLRVYAIGKLHWIRQQQQKLRDQARETPRELLNRESHYLWGQRYLLKVLEEEVPPSVAVEPGTLILSIRPGTNEDKKQAFIAGWYRVQVKEAATQLVASWEAKLGVRVERVFVQRMKTRWGSCNPATRTIRLNTELAKKPSQCLEYIVAHELTHLLEHRHNDRFKALLDAHMPQWSRYREMLNSLPLAHEEWGY, from the coding sequence ATGAACGCCGAGATCACCCTGGGTGACATGCCAGTGGCCGTTGTCCTCAAGGACATCAAGCACATCCATCTCAGCGTCTATCCCCCCGACGGCCGGGTCCGGATCGCCGCCCCGGCGCATATGGACCTGGACACCCTGCGCGTCTACGCGATCGGCAAGCTGCACTGGATCAGGCAGCAACAGCAAAAACTGCGCGACCAGGCGCGCGAGACGCCCCGCGAATTACTCAACCGCGAGAGCCATTACCTCTGGGGCCAGCGGTACCTACTCAAGGTCCTCGAGGAGGAGGTCCCGCCGAGCGTCGCGGTCGAACCCGGCACCCTGATCCTGTCCATCCGCCCAGGGACGAACGAGGATAAGAAGCAAGCCTTCATCGCCGGGTGGTACCGGGTGCAAGTCAAAGAGGCCGCCACCCAACTGGTCGCCTCCTGGGAAGCCAAACTCGGGGTGCGGGTCGAGCGTGTCTTCGTCCAACGCATGAAGACCCGCTGGGGCAGTTGCAACCCCGCCACCCGGACCATCCGCCTCAACACCGAGCTGGCCAAAAAGCCGTCGCAATGCCTGGAGTATATCGTCGCCCACGAATTGACCCACCTGCTGGAGCACCGTCACAACGACCGGTTCAAGGCCCTGTTGGACGCCCATATGCCCCAGTGGTCCCGGTACCGGGAGATGCTGAATAGCCTGCCATTGGCGCATGAAGAGTGGGGATACTGA
- a CDS encoding HsdR family type I site-specific deoxyribonuclease, with amino-acid sequence MNPIGQPERATQNRVIALFREELGYRYLGDWTDRPGNSNIEEALLHPWLTQRGYLPAQISIALHKLRAEAGNPHRSLYDNNQAVYNLLRYGVPVKIEAGQVTETLHLIAWDAPLENDFVLVEEVTLKGQHERRPDLVIYLNGLAIGVLELKNSRVAIGDGIRQLLSNQQPEFNEWFFTTAQILFAGNDTEGLRYGTIRTPAKYYLQWREDEADDSRFKLDKYLLKLCEKGRLIELLYDFVLFDGGIKKLPRVHQYFGIKAAQGFVLRYMGGIIWHTQGSGKSIVMVLLAKWLLERLPQARVAIITDRDELDAQIEGVFGEAGETIYRASSGRDLIAQLGQAKPRLLCSLIHKFGRRDVDDFDAFIQDLTRQPSPTVGEIFVFVDECHRTHSGKLHRVMKAMMPQAVFIGFTGTPLLKQDAKTSLEVFGRYIHTYKFSEAVVDGVVLDLIYEARDIDQRLGAPDKIDAWFAAKTQGLNDWQKVELKRQWGTLQKILSSRSRMERVVADIVFDFSTKPRLSSERGNALLVAASIHEACRYYTLFQQTPLKGKCAIVTSYNPLARDVTQEETGANTETDKQFIHNTYSALLKDIAPDAGLTKTATYESRAKRQFVKYPATMKLLVVVDKLLTGFDAPPCTYLYIDKSMQDHGLFQAICRTNRLDGEDKDFGYIVDYKDLFRKLENAIAVYSSELDHSAGGADPEVLLQDRLKKGRECLDSALEVLALLCEPVAPPQGTLEHIHYFCGNTEVPTDLHEREPRRAALYQGTVALVRAYANLADDLVGAGYSATAISRIKQQTNDYLALRDIIRNASGETLDLKPYEADMRHLIDTYIQADEPRPISAFGNLGLLDLILKSGIADAITTKLGRLQGNRNAIAETIENNVRSKIIQDHLTDPAYYEKLSAQLQVIIAQRKTEALKYEEYLQKIAALIQQLQAGHAPETPAALDTPGKRALYNNLLPRAAPESDDTPVREDPEAYIATSGAALDLALRLDEAVKQVRPDGWRGIQAREQVIKRALYDILRDVALVERLFLVVKAQTEY; translated from the coding sequence ATGAACCCAATCGGCCAACCTGAACGCGCCACCCAAAACCGCGTCATCGCCCTGTTCCGCGAGGAACTGGGCTATCGCTATCTGGGCGACTGGACCGACCGTCCCGGCAACAGCAACATCGAGGAGGCGTTGCTGCATCCTTGGCTAACCCAGCGCGGCTACCTACCCGCCCAGATCAGCATCGCCCTTCACAAGCTGCGCGCCGAGGCCGGTAACCCTCACCGTTCTCTCTACGACAACAATCAGGCCGTTTACAACCTGCTGCGCTACGGCGTACCGGTGAAAATCGAGGCCGGCCAGGTGACCGAGACCCTTCACCTCATCGCCTGGGACGCGCCCCTGGAAAACGACTTCGTGCTCGTCGAGGAGGTGACCCTCAAGGGCCAGCACGAGCGGCGGCCCGATCTGGTGATCTACCTCAACGGCCTCGCCATCGGTGTTCTGGAGCTGAAGAACAGCCGCGTCGCCATCGGCGATGGCATCCGCCAACTGCTCTCCAATCAGCAACCGGAATTCAATGAGTGGTTCTTCACCACCGCCCAGATCCTCTTCGCCGGCAACGACACCGAGGGCCTCCGCTATGGCACCATCCGCACCCCGGCGAAGTATTACCTCCAGTGGCGAGAGGACGAGGCGGATGACTCCCGCTTCAAGCTGGACAAATACCTGCTCAAGCTCTGCGAGAAAGGGCGCCTGATCGAACTGCTTTACGACTTCGTGCTCTTCGACGGCGGCATCAAGAAGCTGCCCCGCGTGCATCAGTATTTCGGCATCAAGGCCGCCCAGGGCTTTGTGCTGCGCTACATGGGCGGCATCATCTGGCACACCCAGGGCAGCGGTAAGAGCATCGTCATGGTGCTGCTCGCCAAGTGGCTACTCGAACGGCTCCCCCAGGCCCGCGTCGCCATCATCACCGACCGCGATGAACTGGACGCCCAGATCGAAGGCGTCTTTGGCGAGGCTGGCGAGACCATCTACCGCGCCAGCAGCGGCCGCGATCTCATCGCCCAACTCGGCCAGGCCAAGCCCCGTCTGCTCTGCTCCCTGATCCACAAATTCGGGCGCCGCGATGTCGATGATTTTGATGCCTTCATCCAGGACCTGACCCGCCAGCCTAGCCCGACGGTCGGCGAGATCTTCGTCTTTGTCGACGAGTGCCATCGCACCCACAGCGGCAAACTGCACCGGGTGATGAAGGCCATGATGCCCCAGGCCGTTTTCATCGGCTTCACCGGCACCCCCTTGCTCAAGCAGGACGCCAAGACCAGCCTGGAGGTCTTCGGCCGCTACATCCACACCTACAAGTTCAGCGAGGCGGTGGTGGACGGGGTGGTGCTCGATCTCATCTACGAGGCCCGGGATATCGACCAGCGGCTCGGCGCTCCCGACAAGATCGACGCCTGGTTCGCGGCCAAGACCCAGGGCCTCAACGATTGGCAAAAGGTCGAGCTGAAGCGCCAATGGGGCACGCTGCAGAAGATCCTTAGCTCGCGCTCACGCATGGAGCGGGTGGTGGCCGACATCGTTTTCGACTTCAGCACCAAGCCCCGTCTGTCCAGCGAACGCGGCAACGCCCTCCTGGTGGCCGCCAGCATCCACGAAGCCTGCCGCTATTACACCCTCTTCCAGCAGACGCCCCTCAAGGGTAAGTGCGCCATCGTCACCTCCTACAACCCCCTGGCCAGGGACGTGACCCAGGAAGAGACCGGCGCCAATACCGAGACCGACAAGCAGTTCATCCATAACACCTACAGCGCGCTGCTCAAGGACATTGCGCCTGACGCCGGCCTGACCAAGACCGCTACCTACGAGAGCCGTGCCAAGCGGCAGTTCGTCAAGTATCCGGCCACCATGAAGTTGCTGGTGGTGGTCGATAAACTCCTCACGGGCTTCGACGCGCCGCCCTGCACCTATCTCTACATCGACAAATCCATGCAGGATCATGGCCTCTTCCAGGCCATCTGCCGCACCAACCGTCTCGACGGCGAAGACAAGGACTTCGGCTATATCGTCGACTACAAGGATCTGTTCAGGAAGCTGGAGAATGCCATCGCCGTCTATAGCTCGGAATTGGATCACAGCGCCGGCGGCGCGGACCCCGAGGTGCTGCTCCAGGACCGGCTCAAGAAGGGCCGGGAGTGCCTCGACAGCGCCCTCGAAGTCCTGGCCCTGCTCTGTGAGCCGGTGGCGCCACCCCAGGGCACGCTGGAACATATCCATTACTTTTGCGGCAACACCGAGGTGCCCACCGACCTCCATGAACGGGAGCCACGCCGCGCCGCCCTCTATCAGGGTACGGTTGCCCTGGTACGCGCCTATGCCAACCTCGCTGACGACTTGGTGGGTGCCGGCTACAGCGCCACGGCTATCAGCCGTATCAAGCAGCAAACGAACGACTACCTGGCGCTGCGCGACATCATCCGCAACGCCAGCGGCGAGACCCTCGACCTCAAGCCCTACGAGGCCGACATGCGCCACCTCATCGATACCTATATCCAGGCCGATGAGCCCAGGCCGATCTCCGCCTTTGGCAACCTGGGGCTCCTGGACCTGATCCTGAAGTCCGGCATCGCCGATGCCATCACCACGAAACTGGGCCGTCTGCAGGGCAACCGGAACGCCATCGCCGAGACGATCGAGAACAACGTCCGCAGCAAGATCATTCAGGACCACCTCACCGACCCGGCTTACTACGAGAAGCTGTCGGCCCAGTTGCAGGTGATCATTGCCCAGCGCAAGACCGAGGCGCTCAAGTACGAGGAATACCTCCAGAAAATTGCGGCGCTGATACAGCAACTACAGGCTGGGCACGCGCCGGAGACGCCAGCGGCCCTGGATACCCCCGGTAAGCGAGCCCTCTACAACAACCTGCTGCCAAGGGCGGCGCCCGAGTCGGATGACACCCCCGTCAGGGAGGACCCGGAGGCCTATATCGCCACCAGCGGCGCGGCCCTGGACCTGGCGCTGCGGCTCGATGAGGCCGTCAAACAAGTTCGCCCGGACGGCTGGCGCGGCATCCAGGCCCGCGAACAGGTCATCAAGCGGGCGCTTTATGACATCCTGCGGGACGTGGCCCTGGTCGAGCGGCTCTTCCTGGTCGTCAAGGCCCAGACCGAGTACTGA
- a CDS encoding nucleotidyl transferase AbiEii/AbiGii toxin family protein has protein sequence MDRVARLAAAERSALFSETAARMRTTPAVVEKDFWVTWVLDRLFQQPELARLLMFKGGTSLSKVYRLIERFSEDIDLILDWRVLGGEDPLTERSKARQEKLNQAINAQALAYIGGDLLARVATALGAVCRCEIEKSDPYVIKIRYPGAFSDRYLRPEVRLEIGPLASWLPHEERLIRCYAAEAFPRVFARRECPVRVIRAERTFWEKATILHHEAHRPEGSPQPLHYSRHHYDLAKMAESPVKDAALTDLALLADVVVFKQRFYPRGWARYDLAKPGTLRLVPAGAVLAAVEADYRAMANMIFGEVPALDRIMATLRRLENEINGRGNEPNRPT, from the coding sequence ATGGACAGGGTGGCCCGGCTTGCGGCGGCGGAGCGCAGTGCGTTGTTTTCCGAGACGGCGGCCCGGATGCGCACGACACCGGCGGTGGTAGAAAAGGATTTCTGGGTGACCTGGGTGCTCGACCGACTCTTCCAACAGCCGGAGCTTGCGCGGCTGCTGATGTTCAAGGGCGGCACCAGCCTCTCGAAGGTGTATCGCTTGATCGAGCGGTTTTCGGAAGACATCGACCTGATTCTCGATTGGCGGGTACTGGGTGGCGAGGACCCGCTGACCGAACGTTCCAAGGCGCGGCAGGAGAAGCTGAATCAAGCGATCAACGCCCAGGCGTTAGCCTATATCGGCGGCGACTTGCTGGCGCGGGTAGCTACGGCCTTGGGCGCGGTTTGCCGTTGCGAGATCGAGAAGTCCGATCCCTATGTCATCAAGATTCGCTATCCGGGCGCGTTTTCCGATCGGTATCTGCGCCCCGAGGTGCGCCTGGAGATCGGCCCGCTGGCCTCCTGGCTGCCCCATGAAGAGCGGTTGATCCGTTGTTATGCCGCCGAGGCGTTCCCCCGGGTGTTCGCAAGGCGTGAATGCCCGGTCCGGGTGATCAGGGCGGAGCGGACTTTCTGGGAGAAGGCGACGATCCTGCATCATGAGGCCCACCGTCCCGAGGGCAGCCCTCAGCCGCTACACTATTCTCGCCACCACTACGATCTGGCCAAAATGGCTGAGTCGCCCGTCAAGGATGCTGCCTTGACGGACCTGGCGTTGTTGGCTGACGTGGTGGTGTTCAAACAGCGCTTTTATCCGCGTGGGTGGGCGCGCTACGACTTGGCGAAACCGGGCACCTTGCGCTTGGTGCCAGCAGGGGCGGTGTTGGCGGCGGTCGAGGCCGACTATCGGGCAATGGCGAACATGATTTTCGGTGAGGTACCCGCCCTGGATAGGATCATGGCCACCCTGCGCAGGCTTGAGAACGAGATCAACGGAAGAGGCAATGAACCCAATCGGCCAACCTGA
- a CDS encoding restriction endonuclease subunit S, giving the protein MGAEIPKGYKLTEVGVIPEDWEVKSAHELAALRTGPFGTLLKASEYSETDGVPVISVSEIRKGFLRITENTPRVSDAVIRRLPQYLVRKGDIVFGRKGGVDRSALIREPQDGWFLGSDAMSLRPSATSHDAYLALQFQSGRVQGWLLQHAIGTTMPSLNQSVLRNVAVPLPPTKAEQEAIAEALSDADAFIESLDQLLAKKRQLKQGAMQELLTGKKRLPGFSGEWEVKLLEEVADCLDNLRVPLNESQRDQMRGDYPYCGANGVLDFVNDYVIDDDVILIAEDGGYFDEYSYRPIAYRMVGKCWVNNHAHILKAKLGHDQVFIFFSLVHKNILGFLASGTRAKLNKSEMWKIEVDMPVDFAEQTAIATILSDMDAEIAALEAKLAKARSLKQGMMQELLTGRIRLV; this is encoded by the coding sequence GTGGGCGCTGAGATTCCGAAGGGGTACAAGCTGACCGAGGTGGGGGTGATTCCGGAGGATTGGGAAGTGAAGTCGGCCCACGAATTGGCTGCACTAAGGACAGGCCCGTTCGGCACTCTTCTCAAAGCATCCGAATACTCAGAAACGGATGGAGTACCCGTAATCTCTGTGAGCGAGATTCGGAAAGGTTTTCTGCGGATCACTGAGAACACACCTAGGGTATCAGACGCCGTTATTAGAAGGCTACCTCAGTATCTCGTTCGAAAAGGCGACATCGTTTTTGGCCGCAAAGGTGGCGTTGATCGGTCCGCATTAATCCGAGAGCCACAGGACGGTTGGTTTCTCGGCTCTGATGCTATGAGTCTGCGCCCGTCCGCAACGAGTCATGACGCGTATCTCGCATTGCAGTTTCAGAGTGGGCGGGTTCAAGGCTGGCTGCTTCAGCACGCGATTGGAACCACGATGCCTTCCCTTAATCAGTCGGTCCTCAGAAACGTCGCGGTTCCGCTCCCACCTACCAAAGCCGAACAAGAAGCCATCGCCGAGGCGTTGAGCGATGCGGATGCCTTCATCGAATCTCTGGACCAGCTCCTCGCCAAGAAGCGCCAGCTCAAACAAGGCGCCATGCAGGAATTACTCACCGGCAAGAAGCGCCTGCCGGGCTTCAGCGGGGAGTGGGAGGTCAAGCTATTGGAAGAAGTTGCTGACTGTTTAGATAACCTTCGCGTACCGTTGAACGAATCTCAACGCGACCAAATGCGGGGGGATTATCCATATTGTGGGGCGAATGGTGTACTCGATTTCGTCAATGATTACGTGATTGATGATGACGTCATCTTGATTGCGGAGGACGGCGGGTACTTCGATGAATACTCATATCGCCCCATCGCATATCGAATGGTTGGTAAGTGTTGGGTCAACAATCACGCCCATATTTTGAAGGCTAAGCTCGGGCATGACCAAGTCTTCATTTTCTTTTCCCTAGTTCACAAGAATATCCTGGGCTTTTTAGCAAGCGGCACACGAGCAAAGCTGAACAAGTCTGAAATGTGGAAGATCGAAGTGGACATGCCGGTCGACTTCGCAGAACAAACCGCCATCGCCACCATCCTCTCCGACATGGACGCCGAGATCGCCGCGCTGGAGGCCAAGCTCGCCAAGGCTCGCAGCCTCAAACAGGGCATGATGCAGGAGCTGCTCACCGGAAGGATTCGGCTTGTATGA
- a CDS encoding DUF1016 family protein, whose product MRDPAIRFWYAQKALELGMGKDMLFIQIETPLYERQGKVRCYVLIELKAGKFEPGHVSKLNMYLNAVDDLLRHPDDKPSIGLLLVRDKNHTVVEYSLAGFTKPIGVAQWESRLTQALPADLKTSLPSVEEIEAELDAHGDWTGEGGE is encoded by the coding sequence ATGAGGGACCCTGCCATCCGCTTTTGGTATGCCCAAAAGGCCCTGGAGTTGGGCATGGGAAAAGATATGCTTTTCATCCAGATCGAAACTCCGCTTTATGAGCGCCAGGGCAAGGTGCGTTGCTATGTGCTGATTGAGCTGAAGGCAGGCAAGTTCGAGCCGGGCCATGTCAGCAAGCTGAACATGTACCTGAATGCGGTGGACGACCTACTGCGTCATCCCGACGACAAGCCCTCCATCGGCCTCCTGTTGGTCAGGGACAAGAATCATACCGTGGTGGAATACTCGCTGGCCGGGTTCACCAAACCCATCGGTGTCGCCCAGTGGGAGAGTCGGTTGACTCAGGCTTTACCGGCAGATCTCAAGACCAGCTTGCCCAGTGTGGAGGAGATTGAGGCGGAGCTGGATGCGCATGGAGACTGGACAGGGGAGGGTGGAGAATGA